One window of Dyadobacter sandarakinus genomic DNA carries:
- a CDS encoding glycosyltransferase family 4 protein, producing the protein MILHLSTFHLEGGAGIAATRLHRALLKAGVQSAMLVPDTRHPENGVTALADTTWKKQLVFARFAGERLHFLPHEKDRSVRFAFSPARIGADISSHPLVQAADILHLHWFNFGFLSMRSLEKLFRLGKPVVWTMHDMWAATGGCHYNRGCDHFLTHCRHCPYLSTAGPYDISFTQFEKKQSLYGIPRIALVSPSNWLDHTVKSAALTAPLHSLSIPNCIDTQVFKPGDQASARQRLQLPDGKKLILFAGANTQDPRKGFSFFREAIEPLHMQYPDLEVIMFGKTKNAALADLAAKVHYLGKITDTAQMVDAYNAADVIAVPSLEDNLPNTIMEAMACGTPAIGFRTGGIPEMIDHQLNGYVAEAGSSPGLAEGISWVLAHNEQGRLSHHAREKVLSHYAEEVVTRRYHQLYESMLP; encoded by the coding sequence ATGATTCTTCACCTCAGTACTTTTCACCTCGAAGGAGGCGCGGGAATCGCAGCCACCAGGCTGCACCGTGCATTGCTGAAAGCAGGCGTGCAGTCGGCCATGCTTGTGCCGGACACCCGGCATCCTGAAAATGGTGTGACTGCCCTGGCTGATACTACCTGGAAAAAGCAGCTCGTTTTTGCACGTTTTGCGGGCGAGCGGCTGCATTTTCTCCCCCATGAAAAAGACAGGTCCGTACGGTTTGCATTTTCGCCCGCCCGGATCGGTGCGGACATCAGCAGCCACCCGCTGGTGCAGGCTGCCGATATCCTCCATCTGCATTGGTTCAACTTCGGGTTTCTTTCCATGCGCTCACTGGAAAAGCTGTTTAGGCTGGGTAAACCTGTCGTGTGGACGATGCATGATATGTGGGCTGCAACCGGTGGCTGCCACTATAATCGCGGATGTGACCATTTTCTGACGCATTGCCGGCATTGTCCCTATCTGTCCACTGCGGGGCCCTATGATATTTCATTTACACAATTTGAAAAAAAACAAAGCTTGTACGGCATCCCGCGCATTGCGCTCGTGTCGCCCAGCAACTGGCTTGATCATACGGTAAAAAGCGCAGCCCTGACCGCGCCTTTACATTCATTAAGCATTCCCAACTGCATTGATACGCAAGTGTTCAAACCCGGCGACCAGGCTAGTGCCAGACAGCGTCTGCAACTGCCTGACGGCAAAAAGCTCATACTTTTTGCCGGTGCCAACACCCAGGACCCGAGAAAAGGCTTTTCTTTTTTTAGGGAAGCGATTGAACCCCTGCACATGCAGTACCCCGACCTTGAAGTGATAATGTTTGGTAAAACAAAGAATGCAGCACTTGCCGACCTGGCCGCGAAGGTGCATTACCTTGGCAAAATTACGGATACCGCACAGATGGTTGATGCTTACAATGCTGCTGATGTGATTGCGGTCCCTTCGCTGGAAGACAATTTACCCAACACCATTATGGAAGCAATGGCCTGCGGCACTCCGGCGATAGGATTCAGGACCGGCGGCATTCCCGAAATGATCGACCATCAGCTGAATGGTTATGTGGCTGAGGCAGGCAGTTCTCCCGGACTGGCCGAAGGTATCAGCTGGGTACTGGCACACAATGAACAGGGAAGGCTGTCACACCACGCGCGGGAGAAGGTACTAAGCCACTATGCAGAGGAAGTTGTGACACGCCGGTACCATCAACTTTACGAATCCATGCTGCCATGA
- a CDS encoding glycosyltransferase family 2 protein gives MTEPLLTIVTITYNAEKYIERTLESVSKAVNRLEGGLRPEYLVIDGNSRDATLAIAGRYRNIVSGILSEPDKGIYDAMNKGLAAAKGKYIWFLNAGDEIAADMVLPDLYAAFETDADIFYSDAMLVREDGSEFGLRSRFTPHSLPKQLRWQDFALGMKVCHQAFIVKTSLAPTYDITNLSADIDWEITCLKRATSVHYLPFTLCCYLMGGASIQNHRRSLTDRFKVLTKHFGLVPSLFNHLRIFWRGFIFTRKNGKYW, from the coding sequence ATGACAGAGCCCTTGCTTACCATTGTCACAATTACCTACAACGCTGAAAAATACATTGAAAGAACCCTGGAAAGCGTCAGCAAGGCCGTAAACCGGCTGGAAGGAGGATTGCGGCCGGAGTACCTGGTTATCGATGGTAATTCCCGGGACGCTACACTTGCTATTGCCGGCAGGTACCGTAACATCGTTTCGGGCATCCTATCCGAGCCTGATAAGGGTATTTATGATGCTATGAATAAAGGTCTGGCTGCTGCAAAAGGAAAATACATCTGGTTTTTAAATGCAGGAGACGAAATTGCCGCCGACATGGTTCTCCCTGATCTTTACGCCGCTTTTGAAACCGACGCAGACATTTTTTACAGCGATGCCATGCTCGTAAGGGAAGATGGCAGTGAGTTTGGGTTGAGAAGCCGGTTTACACCCCACAGTTTGCCCAAACAATTGCGCTGGCAGGACTTTGCCCTGGGTATGAAAGTGTGTCATCAGGCATTTATTGTAAAAACCAGCCTGGCTCCTACTTACGACATTACCAATCTGAGTGCAGACATTGATTGGGAAATTACATGCCTCAAACGTGCCACTTCGGTGCACTATCTCCCGTTTACCCTGTGCTGCTACCTGATGGGCGGCGCTTCCATTCAAAATCACCGCCGCTCGCTTACAGACCGGTTCAAAGTGCTCACGAAACATTTCGGTCTGGTGCCCTCCCTCTTCAACCATCTCCGGATCTTCTGGCGCGGCTTTATTTTTACCAGGAAAAATGGAAAATACTGGTAA
- a CDS encoding SusC/RagA family TonB-linked outer membrane protein, giving the protein MKKFLLLALSLLLSTWLSVYGQTQISGKVTADDDVSVLPGASVQLKGSSTGTQTDAEGNYAISVPSSGAVLVFSFVGMSTQEVTVGNQSVINVKLTSDTRSLNEVVVTGFGSQIKRDLTGNIAQVKGTEIQNMPVASVDAALQGRAAGVYVNSGTGKLGQAINVRIRGNSSISASSQPLYVVDGMPITTANQSNSDGGGTNPLNDINSNDIESIEILKDASAGAIYGSRAANGVVLITTKRGKAGKTNVSVNYQLGSAEATRRVDFLNADQYVKFYTMAAANSDRLDGIDPSDPESSTSYMLSNLDYYSLGTANTPNQKNYAWQDQAFRKAPMQQLDFQMNGGNDKTRFFLSGQYLGQKGTLIGNELDRVSGRMNLDHQAYKWLQLGLSMGLSRTVNKRLPGDNAFSNPLQMAAITPLTPFTDPETGLPIGTPPGDPNLPLYFNPMISINYAHFTATSFRNLTSGYAQINFSPELKFRSELGVDVLNQNEEGYYQSQNNRNIAAASNGLGESYGTFVTNYNTNNFFSYDKTFGVHSLGATLGMSYQQSQTKINFVQGTQFPSDSYTKIASAATKSDGSSTETNFRFLSYFLRLNYKFSDKYLLSASARIDGSSRFGVNSKYGFFPSVSGGWVLSEENFLKNNNTLSFLKLRASYGSTGNSEIGDFPQLGLFSGDAGYAGAAGQRPSQLANPDLKWETTRQADFGVDFGFFNNRINGEIDYYVKKTNGLLLEVNVPATSGFSIQVANVGKLENKGVEFVLNTQNLIGAFKWNTSLNLANNKNKVTDIQGQIIEGGIRNMSRVMEGQAVGVFYTVEYAGVDPANGDALFYKNTPGAEGPDRTTVNNDGYNSATRVVAGNPNPKLVGGITNTFSYKGFDLNVFFNGVAGNKINFYGVGQYASANGIYEDNQTVDQLNAWTSENPNTNVPEARFYQGNGNQASTRYIYNGSYVRLRTLTLGYNLPAGLLKRIKTERIRIYASAMNLATFTKYKGWDPEVNTDDLGERDTKFALGNDFYTAPQPRTILVGINVGL; this is encoded by the coding sequence ATGAAAAAATTTCTGCTCTTAGCATTGTCTCTCTTGCTAAGTACATGGTTGTCCGTCTATGGGCAAACACAAATTTCCGGAAAGGTTACGGCCGACGATGATGTATCTGTATTGCCTGGTGCTTCGGTACAACTGAAAGGATCATCGACGGGCACGCAAACGGATGCCGAGGGTAATTACGCCATTAGCGTTCCCTCTTCCGGCGCGGTACTGGTTTTTAGTTTCGTCGGTATGTCCACGCAAGAGGTCACCGTAGGAAACCAGTCGGTGATTAATGTAAAACTGACCAGCGACACACGCAGCCTGAATGAGGTGGTCGTCACAGGATTCGGCTCACAGATCAAGCGAGACCTTACCGGTAACATCGCTCAGGTAAAAGGCACTGAAATCCAGAATATGCCTGTTGCCAGTGTTGATGCAGCCCTGCAGGGCCGTGCAGCCGGGGTGTACGTAAACAGCGGTACGGGCAAGCTCGGACAGGCGATCAATGTGCGTATCCGCGGGAACTCATCAATCAGTGCAAGCAGCCAGCCCCTCTATGTAGTGGACGGAATGCCCATTACCACAGCTAACCAAAGCAACAGTGATGGTGGCGGAACAAACCCCCTCAACGACATCAACTCCAATGATATTGAATCCATTGAAATCCTGAAAGATGCATCGGCGGGAGCGATTTACGGCTCACGCGCTGCCAATGGGGTTGTACTGATCACGACCAAACGTGGCAAAGCAGGAAAAACCAATGTGAGTGTCAACTACCAGCTGGGATCCGCGGAAGCTACCCGCCGCGTCGACTTCCTGAATGCTGATCAATATGTGAAGTTTTACACCATGGCGGCTGCCAACAGTGATCGCCTGGACGGTATTGATCCTTCGGATCCGGAATCGTCAACCTCCTACATGCTGAGTAACCTGGACTATTACAGTCTGGGTACTGCCAATACGCCCAATCAAAAGAACTATGCATGGCAGGATCAGGCTTTCCGGAAGGCGCCCATGCAGCAGCTGGACTTTCAGATGAACGGGGGAAATGACAAAACCAGGTTCTTCTTATCGGGACAATATCTGGGTCAGAAAGGAACACTGATCGGAAACGAGCTGGATCGTGTATCGGGACGCATGAACCTCGATCATCAGGCTTATAAATGGCTTCAGCTGGGATTGTCCATGGGTCTTTCAAGAACGGTAAACAAACGTTTGCCGGGTGACAATGCCTTCTCAAACCCGCTGCAAATGGCCGCAATCACTCCGCTTACACCGTTTACGGATCCCGAAACAGGACTGCCTATCGGTACGCCTCCGGGAGATCCGAACCTGCCATTGTATTTCAACCCGATGATCTCGATCAACTATGCTCATTTTACTGCAACCTCATTCCGGAACCTGACCAGCGGCTATGCCCAGATCAATTTCAGCCCTGAGCTCAAATTCCGCAGTGAGCTGGGTGTGGATGTGTTAAACCAAAATGAAGAAGGATATTACCAAAGCCAGAACAACAGGAATATCGCCGCAGCCAGCAACGGACTGGGTGAGAGTTACGGAACGTTTGTGACCAATTATAACACCAATAACTTCTTTTCTTACGACAAAACTTTTGGTGTTCATTCCCTTGGAGCCACGCTGGGGATGTCGTACCAGCAATCACAAACCAAAATTAATTTCGTGCAGGGTACCCAGTTCCCTTCCGACAGTTATACTAAAATAGCCAGTGCAGCCACCAAATCGGATGGCAGCTCAACTGAAACCAATTTCCGCTTCCTGTCCTATTTCCTGCGCCTCAACTACAAGTTTTCGGACAAATACCTGCTATCTGCAAGTGCCCGGATTGATGGTTCGTCCAGGTTTGGGGTAAATTCAAAATACGGATTTTTCCCGTCTGTCTCCGGAGGCTGGGTATTATCGGAGGAAAACTTCCTGAAGAACAACAATACCCTCAGCTTTCTTAAACTACGGGCCAGCTACGGTTCAACCGGAAACTCTGAGATTGGGGACTTTCCACAATTGGGACTGTTTTCGGGTGACGCAGGTTATGCAGGTGCAGCCGGACAGCGTCCGTCACAGCTTGCCAACCCTGATCTGAAATGGGAAACAACCAGGCAGGCTGATTTTGGCGTTGATTTTGGTTTTTTCAACAACCGGATCAATGGAGAAATTGACTACTACGTAAAAAAGACGAATGGTCTTTTGCTGGAAGTAAACGTACCGGCTACCTCCGGCTTTTCGATACAGGTTGCCAACGTAGGGAAACTAGAAAACAAAGGTGTGGAATTCGTTCTGAACACACAGAACCTTATTGGTGCATTTAAATGGAATACATCTCTGAACCTGGCGAATAACAAAAACAAGGTTACCGATATCCAGGGACAGATTATCGAGGGAGGAATAAGAAATATGAGCCGGGTTATGGAAGGCCAGGCGGTCGGGGTGTTTTACACCGTTGAATATGCAGGTGTGGATCCCGCAAACGGAGATGCCCTGTTTTACAAAAATACCCCCGGCGCAGAAGGCCCTGACCGCACGACGGTCAACAATGACGGATATAATAGCGCAACCCGCGTGGTAGCCGGAAACCCGAATCCGAAATTGGTAGGCGGTATTACCAACACGTTTTCTTACAAAGGCTTCGACCTGAATGTATTTTTTAATGGTGTTGCAGGAAACAAGATCAACTTTTATGGCGTAGGCCAGTATGCATCTGCCAACGGTATTTATGAGGACAACCAGACGGTAGACCAGCTGAATGCGTGGACATCCGAAAACCCCAATACCAATGTTCCTGAGGCCCGCTTCTATCAGGGAAATGGCAACCAGGCTTCTACCCGGTACATCTATAATGGATCCTATGTGCGCCTGCGCACGCTGACACTGGGTTATAACCTGCCAGCCGGCCTGCTCAAACGCATTAAAACAGAGCGGATCCGCATTTACGCTTCTGCGATGAACCTGGCGACGTTTACCAAGTACAAAGGATGGGACCCTGAGGTGAATACCGATGACCTGGGTGAACGGGATACGAAGTTTGCGCTTGGAAACGATTTTTACACTGCTCCTCAGCCGCGCACAATCCTGGTTGGTATTAATGTCGGCTTGTAA
- a CDS encoding RagB/SusD family nutrient uptake outer membrane protein produces the protein MKKKIYKSYAAFFAALLLTTACDSKLDVKPTQSIDESVALSTSRDVEVTLIGCYDGLQDSDVYGGGFQYSSELLGNSDELLFGGTFQNLLEMNNKQITTANVTALATWRDSYITINRCNNVLSALDIVDEDKRQRIEGEAKFIRGSLFFDLVRLYAKTWGDGDNAANPGIPLVLKPTRIITDADKVPRNSVAEVYAQVLSDLTEAKALLPEVNDVNINYANKYAAAAQLSRVYLMQSNFAASRDEANEVIESDKYKLAPTFSSLFYTFLRNGGANPAEYIFSMIVTQQDGVNDMNTFFGTQISGIPGTSGRGDIRIAARHRALYEAGDERGAFFLTPTNNTFTQKHLDTYGNVLQFRLAEMYLTRAESNFRLGTSVGATPLADINLIRTRAKLPAATTVTLASILKERHLELAFEGHMLHDLKRNKANVGSLPYNSPKLILPIPQREIDVNPKLVQNEGYN, from the coding sequence ATGAAAAAGAAAATATATAAGAGCTATGCGGCCTTCTTCGCGGCCTTGCTTTTAACAACTGCCTGCGACAGTAAACTTGACGTAAAACCCACGCAAAGTATAGATGAAAGTGTTGCATTGAGCACTTCCCGCGATGTGGAGGTTACCCTGATCGGCTGCTACGACGGCTTGCAGGATTCCGATGTTTACGGTGGTGGATTCCAGTACTCGTCCGAGCTGCTGGGCAACAGTGACGAGCTGCTTTTCGGCGGCACTTTCCAGAACCTGCTGGAAATGAATAATAAACAGATCACCACTGCCAATGTAACAGCCCTGGCAACGTGGCGGGACTCCTATATCACCATTAACCGGTGCAACAATGTATTGTCTGCACTCGATATTGTTGATGAAGACAAACGCCAGCGCATAGAGGGTGAGGCCAAGTTTATCCGGGGCTCCCTGTTTTTTGATCTGGTAAGATTGTACGCCAAAACCTGGGGTGATGGTGATAATGCAGCAAACCCGGGCATTCCGCTGGTACTGAAACCGACACGCATTATCACGGATGCAGACAAGGTACCAAGAAACTCAGTGGCAGAGGTATACGCGCAGGTACTGTCCGACCTGACAGAAGCCAAGGCTCTTTTGCCGGAAGTAAACGATGTGAATATCAACTATGCCAATAAGTACGCCGCAGCTGCGCAGCTGTCGAGGGTATACCTGATGCAATCCAACTTTGCTGCTTCGCGGGACGAAGCGAACGAAGTGATCGAGTCGGACAAATATAAACTTGCCCCTACTTTCAGCTCTTTGTTCTACACCTTCCTGCGCAATGGCGGCGCCAACCCTGCCGAGTACATCTTTTCGATGATCGTGACCCAGCAGGATGGTGTCAATGATATGAATACGTTTTTTGGAACCCAGATCTCGGGTATACCAGGAACTTCGGGAAGAGGCGACATCCGTATTGCTGCCAGACACCGGGCACTGTATGAGGCGGGCGACGAAAGGGGTGCGTTTTTCCTGACTCCAACCAATAATACCTTTACTCAGAAACACCTTGATACCTATGGTAATGTACTGCAGTTCAGGCTGGCTGAAATGTACCTGACGCGTGCAGAAAGCAATTTCAGGCTGGGTACTTCGGTTGGTGCAACGCCGCTTGCCGATATCAACCTGATCCGTACACGTGCAAAACTGCCCGCTGCCACAACGGTCACGCTGGCTTCCATTCTCAAAGAACGCCACCTGGAACTGGCATTTGAGGGGCACATGCTGCATGACCTGAAACGCAACAAAGCGAATGTTGGCTCACTGCCATACAACTCTCCAAAGCTGATCCTGCCGATCCCGCAACGCGAGATCGATGTAAATCCAAAGCTGGTCCAAAATGAAGGGTATAACTAG
- a CDS encoding DUF4302 domain-containing protein produces the protein MKNSLLYFLFIGSVLFGCERKEDTVFEETADTRLNAALASYEKQLVEASSGWNAVIYPAGGGSYGFYFKFNNQNRVVMYSDFTDSSAATPKESSYRLKALQTPALIFDTYSYLHVLADPDAEVNGGDLGVGLLSDFEFSIFPDSVKTDVITLVGRQNKSRLVLTRASEAQAAAYTSGALAKAVLFNNITKYPTYFKRITLGNTTYEITANATSRTMKLTWLEGATPRNFTTTYYFTSAGLVFTTPLVNGSQTIAGFSNVTWNANTVQLGFSGGGASGVVASAVKPVAVDAAAPRRWWQAPVASGAYWRSWTGFSVNGVEDAFGISKLTSTKGEYAYVIYQPISARYDYFGPVFFADNVLDNDYAYAPIASFTTDGRVIFKEGGGFGMPAPTTGPAASTINLLYDASGFYLVQTSPTTYDMVSAKDARAWISWF, from the coding sequence ATGAAAAACTCCCTTTTATATTTTCTCTTTATCGGCTCGGTACTTTTTGGCTGCGAACGCAAGGAGGACACGGTGTTCGAAGAAACCGCGGATACACGGCTGAATGCAGCCCTGGCATCGTACGAAAAGCAGCTGGTGGAGGCGTCCAGTGGCTGGAATGCGGTGATTTACCCGGCAGGCGGAGGCAGCTATGGTTTTTATTTCAAATTCAATAACCAGAACCGGGTAGTGATGTATTCCGATTTTACGGATTCCTCGGCGGCTACCCCCAAGGAAAGCAGCTACCGGCTCAAAGCATTGCAGACACCTGCATTGATTTTTGATACATACTCCTACCTGCATGTGCTGGCTGACCCTGATGCTGAGGTAAATGGCGGAGATCTGGGCGTAGGATTGCTGTCTGATTTCGAGTTCAGCATCTTTCCCGATTCCGTAAAAACGGATGTGATTACCCTGGTAGGCCGGCAAAATAAAAGCAGGCTTGTGCTGACAAGAGCTTCCGAAGCGCAGGCTGCGGCATATACAAGCGGTGCGCTGGCCAAAGCAGTTCTTTTTAACAATATCACCAAATATCCTACTTACTTCAAGCGCATCACACTGGGGAATACAACTTACGAGATCACGGCCAATGCCACGTCGCGCACCATGAAGCTAACCTGGCTTGAAGGCGCAACACCCCGAAATTTTACCACTACTTATTATTTCACATCTGCCGGACTGGTATTTACCACCCCACTTGTAAATGGTTCCCAGACAATTGCCGGCTTCAGTAATGTTACCTGGAATGCGAATACCGTACAACTCGGATTCTCGGGTGGCGGGGCGAGCGGCGTGGTAGCGAGTGCTGTAAAGCCCGTAGCAGTAGATGCGGCAGCTCCCCGCCGCTGGTGGCAGGCGCCTGTTGCGTCCGGGGCATACTGGCGATCCTGGACCGGGTTTTCTGTCAATGGCGTTGAAGATGCCTTCGGGATTTCTAAGCTGACCTCGACCAAAGGTGAATATGCTTACGTAATTTATCAGCCTATCAGTGCGAGATACGACTATTTCGGCCCGGTGTTTTTTGCAGATAACGTCCTGGATAATGACTATGCTTACGCGCCGATAGCATCTTTTACCACTGACGGGCGTGTTATTTTTAAAGAGGGCGGAGGTTTCGGTATGCCGGCTCCGACTACGGGTCCGGCTGCAAGCACCATTAATTTGCTTTATGATGCCAGCGGTTTTTATCTCGTACAAACTTCACCAACTACCTATGATATGGTAAGTGCCAAAGATGCCAGAGCCTGGATCAGCTGGTTTTAG
- a CDS encoding zinc-binding metallopeptidase, with translation MMSKSVIKLLSAVLVLSMTLGSCKEEKIGDVEEIPGLGGDTWVKGPVDQWILDSLTTPYNISAKYKWDQFEFANITKTLVPPDEAQVIPLLSTIRKAWTQPYVEEAGKIFYNKYSPKFFILSGSNEYNAEGSVTLGTAEGGRKVVLYGVNLFKIKGMPGYNAARDSSFVKDWFLHTIHHEFGHILHQTVLYPVEYRNISKALYQGGNWINWSDADARRDGFITAYSSSAFDEDFVEMIAMMLTEGKVGFDKIINSIPEGTSDRGTTRAQAQAALRQKEAIVVAYYKNTWNIDFYSLQTRVRRSMNRLF, from the coding sequence ATGATGAGCAAATCAGTAATAAAACTTTTGTCGGCCGTGCTGGTACTCAGCATGACGCTGGGCAGCTGCAAGGAGGAAAAAATCGGCGATGTGGAGGAAATTCCGGGGCTGGGAGGCGATACGTGGGTGAAAGGTCCGGTTGACCAGTGGATACTCGACAGCCTTACCACGCCGTACAACATTTCCGCCAAGTACAAATGGGACCAGTTTGAGTTTGCAAACATTACCAAAACGCTTGTGCCGCCTGACGAAGCTCAGGTAATTCCGCTCCTGAGCACCATCAGGAAAGCCTGGACACAGCCTTATGTGGAGGAGGCAGGAAAGATATTTTATAATAAATATTCGCCCAAGTTCTTCATTCTTTCAGGGAGCAATGAGTACAATGCAGAAGGCTCTGTAACGCTGGGAACGGCCGAGGGGGGCCGGAAAGTTGTCCTTTATGGCGTGAATCTTTTCAAGATCAAAGGAATGCCGGGCTACAATGCTGCCCGTGATTCGTCTTTTGTGAAAGACTGGTTTCTGCATACGATTCATCATGAATTCGGTCATATCCTGCATCAGACTGTATTGTACCCGGTGGAGTACCGCAACATCAGCAAGGCACTGTACCAGGGAGGAAACTGGATCAACTGGTCGGACGCCGATGCCCGCCGTGACGGCTTTATTACGGCATACAGCTCATCGGCCTTTGACGAAGATTTTGTAGAAATGATTGCGATGATGCTCACGGAGGGTAAAGTTGGTTTTGACAAGATCATCAATTCGATTCCCGAAGGAACCAGTGATCGCGGCACGACCCGCGCGCAGGCGCAGGCGGCTTTACGGCAGAAAGAGGCGATCGTCGTGGCCTATTACAAGAATACCTGGAACATCGACTTTTACAGCCTGCAGACCCGGGTGCGGCGTTCTATGAACCGGCTCTTTTAA
- a CDS encoding RagB/SusD family nutrient uptake outer membrane protein: MTFFTKIKSNAARAMMLAFPALLLVSCEDFLSKEPDSTRAVISTPKQVSQLLTTAYPQGGYVVFAESMSDNVADKGVGVDDRINRASYLFDVVEATVDQEDSPDRYWVECYRAISVANQALDIIEHAADSSQFRAQRGEALVARAYAHFMLVSFFSKFYNPQQPNSDPGIPYVTEPETIVIKQYERKTVASVYEMIEKDLLEGLPLISDGAYTVPKYHFNRAAAYAFATRFYLVKRDYAKVLEYANLAFAGTSIGDNLRPWNTTYASLSPAELFNIYSRANQNANLLLAETASLWGRNVSQYRFGMTYQKWQEVSAGEGIITGSGNWVYPLYYRGDNNYFVPKLTEYFVRESVNAEIGFPYVMLPLFTAEEVLFNRAEANTYLNNPTAALADLNLFVSKRVANYNASRHAVTAASIRSFFGTSNTTQGLVNTILSFKRVEFVQEGMRWFDLQRYGISVTHQTATGTVITVPASDPRRVLQIPQTAAISGIEQNSR, translated from the coding sequence ATGACTTTTTTTACTAAAATAAAAAGCAATGCAGCCCGGGCGATGATGCTTGCCTTTCCGGCATTGCTGCTGGTTTCGTGTGAGGATTTTCTGTCCAAGGAGCCGGATAGTACCCGGGCGGTGATCAGTACGCCCAAGCAGGTTTCACAGCTGCTGACCACCGCTTATCCCCAGGGTGGCTATGTGGTATTTGCAGAATCGATGAGCGACAATGTAGCCGATAAGGGAGTAGGCGTAGACGACCGCATTAACCGTGCCTCATACCTTTTTGATGTCGTGGAAGCCACGGTAGACCAGGAGGATTCGCCGGACCGGTACTGGGTAGAGTGTTACCGTGCCATTTCTGTCGCAAACCAAGCACTCGACATTATTGAACATGCTGCCGATTCATCCCAGTTCAGGGCGCAGCGGGGCGAGGCGCTGGTGGCCAGGGCTTACGCGCATTTTATGCTGGTCAGCTTTTTTTCCAAATTCTACAACCCGCAGCAGCCTAATTCAGATCCGGGAATTCCTTATGTAACCGAGCCCGAAACTATCGTAATCAAGCAATATGAGCGCAAAACCGTCGCATCCGTTTACGAAATGATTGAAAAGGACCTGCTGGAAGGCTTGCCGCTGATCAGCGACGGGGCTTATACAGTGCCTAAATATCATTTTAACCGGGCAGCGGCTTATGCATTTGCAACACGTTTTTATCTTGTAAAACGGGATTATGCCAAAGTGCTCGAATATGCCAATCTGGCTTTTGCCGGCACGAGCATAGGTGACAATCTGCGACCTTGGAACACGACTTATGCAAGCCTGTCCCCGGCTGAACTCTTTAACATTTACTCCCGCGCCAACCAGAATGCCAACCTGCTGCTGGCCGAAACCGCATCGCTCTGGGGACGCAATGTTTCGCAATACCGGTTCGGCATGACCTACCAGAAATGGCAGGAAGTTTCAGCGGGTGAAGGGATCATTACCGGCTCGGGCAACTGGGTATATCCGCTGTACTACCGGGGTGATAATAATTATTTTGTACCAAAGCTGACTGAGTACTTTGTGCGCGAGTCTGTCAATGCTGAAATTGGCTTCCCGTATGTCATGCTCCCGCTTTTTACTGCCGAGGAAGTATTATTCAACAGGGCTGAGGCCAATACTTACCTGAATAACCCGACTGCGGCTTTGGCCGATCTCAACCTTTTTGTAAGTAAAAGGGTTGCCAATTACAATGCTTCGAGGCATGCAGTGACTGCAGCGAGCATCCGCAGTTTCTTTGGAACTTCCAATACCACGCAGGGACTGGTAAATACCATACTGAGCTTTAAGCGGGTGGAATTTGTACAGGAAGGTATGCGTTGGTTTGATCTGCAGCGCTACGGCATTTCGGTCACGCATCAGACGGCTACCGGAACTGTCATTACCGTTCCGGCGAGTGACCCGAGGCGGGTACTTCAGATCCCGCAAACAGCAGCGATTTCAGGCATTGAACAAAACAGCAGGTAG